GAAAGTTTGTGTAGTTAGTGAAAAAACTCGTTATACTGTGTCATATAAGGTGATTCTTCTAAAAAATGCAGCTGGGTTTTATACAAAATTCGATGCTGAATTGCGGAAAAGGATAAACGCATACTCCAAAAGGTGGGAGATAGGGGTTTGTCCTTGACAGGCTGACATTCCCATTGCATTTTCGGGCTAAGGAGTTGACGTACGTAAATCAGAGTGTTATTAATTATGGAATATGATCCATCAACCTCTTGATTTTGAGAAACCAATTCATGAGTTAGAGAAAAAGATAGAAGAATTCAAACAGTTGTCTTCAGCAGAAGGCATAGAGCTTTCTGACGAGATAGAGAAACTTGAAAAAAAGTTAAAGAAATTGCGTGAGGACATTTTTAACAATCTTGACGCATGGAAGATTGTTCAGCTGTCAAGACATCAGGAAAGGCCGTACACATGGGATTATATTTATCTGATATTCGATGAGTTTGTTGAGTTACACGGCGACAGGCTGTTCAGGGATGATACAGCTATGGTAACAGGCATAGGGACCATTGCTGGTATGAGGGTGGTTTTGATAGGTGAACAAAAGGGCAGGGGATCAAAAGAGCGGATGTATAGAAACTTTGGTATGCCGCATCCGGAAGGTTATAGAAAGGCAATTCGGATAATGAAGCTTGCAGAAAAATTTCAAATACCTATCATCACGATTATCGATACCCCAGGCGCTTATCCGGGTATAGGTGCGGAAGAAAGGGGACAGGCAGATGCCATATCTTCTTCTATATTAACAATGTCAGGGATCAGAGTTCCAACGGTTGGTTGTATTATAGGGGAAGGAAGTAGCGGCGGCGCACTCGCCATTGGACTTGTTGACAGATTGTTAATGCTTGAGTATGCTATATATTCTGTAATCTCTCCTGAAGGTTGTGCTGCAATACTCTGGAAAGATAAAGCAAGGACTTCGCAAGCTGCAGAAACATTAAAATTAACATCGGATGAGTTAAAAAAAGCAGGCATTATAGATGAGATACTTAAAGAGCCTCCTGGCGGGGCACATACTGATTATAAACAAATGGCACAGACAATCAAGGATGCATTGATTAAGCATACCAAGGAACTTAGCTCTATGCCTGTAAATGAACTTGTGGAAAATAGATATAAGAGATATAGGGCTGTAGGGGTATTTAAAGAATGAAGGTATGAGTAATATCTTAGGTATAGACATAGGTGCGTATTCTGTTAAGGCAGTTGGTTTAAAAACAACATTAAGGAATGTTGAACTTGTTATGGCTAAGGAGTTGATTCTGCCTCAGCCAAACAACTTAATGTCTGAAGAAAACATAAACAGTATTAAAGATTTCTTTAATATTGAAGGGCTTAAAACTTATGAAATCATTGTTGGCATACCATCTTACAATATTTCTACCCATATTGTTAATATCCCGTTTAAGGAAGATAAGTTAATAAAACAAGCCATAGGTCCTGAGCTTGAAAATGTAAGTCCATTCAGTCTTGAAGAATCGATAATGGATTATACGATTCTTAATAAGAATAGTGATGGGGCAAGTGCGATTACATTTTCAGCAAACAGCGGTTTACTTAAACAGTTTCTTGAAACATTATTCCATGCCGGTATCGATCCAAATGTGATTGATGTAAATCATTGTGCCTATTCAAACCTGACAACCTATATTAAAGTACAAGAACCTTTTGTTGTTATAGATGTTGGGCAGATGCACACATCTTTATCTTTTATAAATGAACTGGGTGTATTTGTTACAAGAGATATAAAAATTGGCGCATCCATGCTGGATATGTCTAATGACAATGAGCCGATAAATGATGCAAAGCTATTAAACCTTGTTAAAGCTATTGAGCATGCGGTAAATATGGCTGAAAAACATTTTAATATAACAGTTCAAACAGCCATATTTGCAGGGAGATTTGCAGACAAGGAACTTACGTTTGGAAAACATCTTGGTGTACCGGCGTATTCCTTACCATTAAACGATATCGCGAGCGCAATAATTGGAGAAAACATATCAATTGAATCTAAATATACGCTTGCCTTTGCTTATGCCGCCAGGAATATAATGAAGAAACCACGTAACATTATAAATTTAAGACAGCATACATTTCAATTTAAGCGGGCGATTGAGCAAATAAGGGGCAGAATGATTACCACTATCTCAATAGCTGCGGTTTTAATAGCCATATTAATTACCAGTATATCCTACAGCTATATAAGCCTGAAACACCAGAGAAATCTTTTATATAACAAACTAAACCGGATCTTTACCGATGCTTTCCCTGATCAATTATCAATGGGTGATCCAATTGGAGCAATGAAGAGTCTTGTTTCAAAAGAAGCTAAAAAAGCAGAAAATGCTACATCGGCTATTCCTATGATAGAATTATTAAGGGAGATCAGTAATGGTATACCCAAAAATGTCAAGGTTGATGTTCGGGATTTATCGGTGGATCCAGAACAAATAACATTAAGAGGAAAGGTTAACAGTATAGATGCGGTTGATAAGATTGTTGCCGGAATAAAGGGCTTCAGCACCATAAAAGATGTAGAGGTTGTGGATACGAGGAAATCCGCGGATCAAAATGGTTTTGATTTCCAATTAAAAATAATACTCAAATGAATATAAAAATATTTAAAAATCTGAATATACTTTCTGCTCTTAAAAAGTCATTTTCAAATCTCAATACAAGAGAGAAAGGACTTGCGATATTGGCGATTGTGGTATTTATCGTTGTTATGCTTGATGTGCTTTTGATAACGCCGTTATATAAAAATAGTGAGAGGATGAAAAAAGAAATAAAAGATTACAAATCGGAACTTGTGCAGATGGAACGGCTATACGATGAGCACTTAAGATATAAGGCTGTTCTGCGCGGGAATGAGGGATTACCGGCTGATTTTTCTATAATGACTTATCTTGAGGGTATTGCCAATACGGTTGGTGTTTCTTATGACTCCGTTCAACCAAGAACTTCCGCCGATAACAGCTATTCTTATATTGATATACGGCTGAAAAAAATAACCCTTTATCAGCTTACAAACCTTTTATACAGTATAGAAATAGGAGGCAAATATCCATTAAGAGTAAAAAAACTTGATATTAGAACATCCTATGAAAACAAATCGTTGCTGGATGTTGGTATGCAGATTGTTATATCGGGCAAAGTTTAATTAATTAAGCTCATGATCACTTCTTTTTTTAAATCAATATGGAATGGTATTATAGACCGCAAATGGATACTTTTAAAGTTTGCCGGATACAGCTTCTTTGTTATAATATTTTATATCCTGTTCTTATGGTTTCTTTTTCCTTACAATGAACTTGTAGCAAAGTTAACCAATAGCCTGGGTAACAGCACAACTATGGAAGTAAGTGTCAAAAATGCAAAAGGTGCATTCCCGATAGGATTAAAACTGGAGGATGTTACTTTAATAGTTACCAAAGGAAAGAAAGCAAATCATATATTTAATGCAAAACAGATTATTTTAAAACCCAGCATAATATCCATATTTAAGGGCTGGATCTCTTTAAATACAAATGCAAGTCTTTATAATGGGGATGTCAATATGGGGTTTGGACTTAAAAAGGATAAGTTTTATCTTAACGGTGTGATCAAAAACATATCTATCGGGGATTATTCTGTATTAAAAGATATGTATGGATTAAATATGAACGGTACGGTAAATGCGAAATTGGATATAACGGGTTCACTTAATAACATACAGGCTGATAATGGTAATGTCTTTTTAAGCATGAGAGATGTTAATCTTGAACCGTCAACTATAATGGGGATATTAACGATCCCGAAGATAAGTTTTGGTGAAATAAAAATACCGCTTTTCATAAAAAATGGAGAGGTACATATAGAGGACGCGTCTCAAACGAGTAATGATATAAACTCACAGCTTAATGGAAGCATAATACTTGGATATCCATTAGTTGACAGCATGCTTAATATACAGCTAAAATTTAATCCAACCCCCGGTACAGAAAAAAATATAAAGAATGCGGTGCCTATTTTTATGCTTAAAAGAGATGTAACCGGTTACTACAATGTATCTATTAAAGGGAATCTGAACATGCCGAGGTTTGAACAATGAGAAAAATAAACTATTGTTGTAACATTAACACTAATAGATGCTTCACTTCGTTCAGAATGACAACTTCTATTTTTGTCATTCTGAGTATAGCGAAGAATCTGTTTCATAACACTAGAAGGAAAAACGCCTTTCTACGTTTATTGAATATAGAAGTGATGATATTTGTTCTATCCATATTTTCAACAGCCACACCACTGTATGCATGGAGCAAGGTAGACCCATTCCTTATGGGCGTTTACAATGCAGTTAATAATGCCAATGCTAATCCTTCATTCTCCCTACTTTCAAGCTCTATGTTTGCAGGGAAGTCCATTACTATCTCAGCGTCAGGCCAGACAATGGTCAATGTATTGATAAGGGCATCAGTCCCCGGTGATGTAAAAAGATTTATAGAAAATAATGGCGGTATGACAGGTACATCTATTGATGGTATCATAACGGCAACAATACCTTTATCAATGGTTCCAGAGCTTGTATCAAGACATGATATTACAAAAATAAGCCTTTCAAAGCAATTGCATCTTTTGCTTGATAAGAGTGTGCCTGCTGTGTATGGCAACATCGTGCATGCCGGTACCGGACTGCCGCGACCGTATACAGGCAGGGATGTAATTGTAGGCATTGTTGATACAGGGCTTGATCTGACACACGCGGATCTGCACTACCCCGACGGCAGTACAAAAGTGATAGCATTATGGGATCAAACGTCTGTAAACCCGAAATATCCCGCACCGCAGGGATATTCGTACGGCAGTGAATATACAGGTTATGAAATTAATCAGGGTCTATGTAATGAGCAGGATACAGTTGGTCATGGAACACATGTTGCCGGCATTATAGCAAGCAGTAACCCAGTTTACACAGGCATGGCGCCTGATGCAATGCTCGTTATTGTAAAAACAGATTTAAATGAAGCGCATGTACTTGATGGGATTAATTATGTATTTTCCCTTGCATCGCAGTATCATGTACCCGCTGTTGTAAACTTGAGTCTTGGTGCACAGATCGGACCTCATGATGATTCAACCAGCTTTGAACAGGCTTTAGACTCACTTGTACAACAGGCGCCTGCCAGGGCTGTTGCTGTTGCAGCAGGCAACGACGGGGGTAACCCGGTGCACCTTGGATTTACAATGCCTGCGAGTGCATCGTACGCATCATATTTTTCGGTGGTAACAAACAGTGCAAATCCCGGCAGCTCAGTTATAGATCTATGGTATACTACTCCAAGCCCTGATCTTTCTTTCGCACTCGGTGTGATTGATCTATCTGGAAATATTCTTACGGAGACATCATTTGTTTTACCTAAACAATCATTGTCCGATACATTAATTAATATTAGCAATGGAAGCGATTATGGGTGCTCAAGTATAGATGCTACAAATACAGGCTCTGGTGGAACAAATGAGAACGAGGTTGTACTTAGTATTACAAATAATTGTAATACAGGAATAGACCTTACGCAATCCTTATACATTTATAGATATGCAATCTTTATTCAAAATAACGATACTAAAGCTCAGGCGTTCAATGGATGGCTTGCAACGGACAACAGTGCTTTTGATACACAAACAACCATACCTTCAATAGCAGGATATACTGTAACGCAGGGAGATACATCCGATACCGTCTCCTTTCCTGCAACGGCAAGGTATGCTATTGCCGTTGGTTCTTTTGTTACAAAACAATATTGGTTATCAAATCAAACAGCCGGAAGTTCATGCCCAACTGCACCATGCCGCTATGGATTTACTGATACCATGCCAATAGGTGATTTATCATTTTTTTCAAGTATAGGACCTACACCCGCTCCATCAGTTACGGGGCAGAAACCAAATCTTACAGCACCTGGTGAGGTTATAGTATCGGCACTGTCTACACAGGCATCATTTGATCCAAGTCTGATTACACCCGATGGATCGCATGTTGTATTAAGAGGAACGAGCATGGCTTCACCTCACGTTACCGGCGCAATAGCATTGCTGTTTGATAGAAATGATGCATTGGATATAACAGAAACAATGGCATTACTTGAAACAACCGCATCGCAGGATTCAACTACAGGTACGGTTCCAAATAACAACTGGGGGTTTGGTAAATTAAATGCACTTCAGCTTGTCGAATCAATTACACCGACTGCAGTAAATACAACGCCACCTGCGGTATCCAGCGTAACAGGGATAGCAACAGGTCCATCTTCTGCCCAGATAAGCTGGTCAACAGATGAACTCAGTACAAGCTATGTTAAATACTGGAATGCATCAAACCCCGGTTCAGCTATTTCTACAGGTACAACAACTATGACAGAATCCCATATTGTTAATTTTTCCAACCTTAGTGCAAATACCAATTATGCGTATCAGGTTATCTCAATTGATCCGGTTGGAAATATTGCTGTTTATCCATCACCAAACGCTGCACAAACTCTATCATTTACAACACCTTCTGCAGGAACTTCTTCTAATGGGTGCATGTGTGAACAGTCTAATGGTTTCAATCCTGGTGATGCATTACCCGTTATCATTTTAATGTCGGCTTGGCTTATACTTTTCATCAGCGTAAGAAAGAAAAATAAGTTTTATCATTGACTTGACGTGTTATAATTGTTAGAGTATACTTTAGTGTTCCGAAAAGAAAGGAGGGACGTTCCTTAATGACAAGTATTATATTAAAAGACGGCGAAAACTTTGAACAGGCTTACAGAAGGTTTAAAAAGCTTGTTGAAAAAGCAGGTATACAGGCAGAACTCAGAAAACGAGAATACTATGAGAAGCCGAGTGAAGAAAGAAAGAGGAAAGAACTTGCCTCTAAAAAACGCGTGTATAAGAAATTAAGAAGATTATCCACTATGTAATGTTGTATAATGAACCGTATTGCAGGGGATCAAATAGAAGAAATAAAAAGCCGTGTAAGCATAGTAGATGTAATAGGGCAGTATGTAAGTCTTAAAAAAAAGGGGGCACACTTTGTAGGGTTGTGCCCTTTTCATAATGAAAAAACCCCGTCATTTACAGTAAATGAAGAAAAAGGGGTTTTCCATTGCTTTGGTTGTGGTGCAGGGGGAGATGTCTTCACCTTTCTTATGAAGATTAAAGGTGCAGATTTTAATGAAGTTTTAATATACCTTGCGGGAATTTCGGGTGTTTCTCTCGTAAACATTAACAAGAATAAGGATGTACCGGGCTATTACGAAATAAATAAAATGTCTGCAGATTATTTTAGAGAATTGCTGTTGTCTGATTCTGAGGGTAAAAAGGCTTTAGAGTATCTTAAAACCGAGAGAAAACTTAGTATGCAGACAATAAACGATTATAATATCGGTTATGCATCAAAAAGCTGGGATGTACTTTTATCCTTTTTAAAGGCACGGAATGTGTCTTTAAATTCTGCTTTTGATATCGGACTTATAATAAAAAAGCAAAAAACGGATGGCTATTATGATAGGTTCAGAGGTAGAATAATGTTCCCTATAAACGATGTAAGGGGACACATAATAGCATTTAGCGGGAGGACTTTTTATAATGAAGAGCCCAAATACCTTAATTCTCCTGATTCTACTATTTACAAAAAAGGTATGACGCTGTATGGAATTGATGTTGCAAGGGCAGAGGCTTCAAAAAAGGGTTTTATTATATTTGTAGAAGGATTTTTAGATGCAATCGTTATGCACCAGTATGGATTTAAAAATACGGTTGCCACAGCAGGAACTGCTGTAAGCACGTTTCACATAAATACTGTATCAAAACTTGTAAGAGACGGTGTGTTTATCTTTGACGGTGATGAGGCGGGTGAAAAGGCAAGCATCAGAGCGCTTGACATAATTATTGATTCACCTATTGAAGGGAGGATAGTAAGGTTGCCAGAAGGTTATGATCCTGATACCTATTTACAGAAATATGGTAAAGACAGTATGGATAATCTTGTAAATAATGCCGGGTCGTTATTTGAATTTTATGTTAAAAAAAGGCTTGAACAATCGGGGAAAAATACGGCTAACAGACTAAAAGTTCTGGATGAAATCGTTTCAATAATACAGAAGATAAAAACCTATCCAATAAAGCAGGAGCTTTATATTAAAAAGCTTGAAGAATTATCGGGCATATTGGGTACAACTATAAAGAAGTCTTTTAAAAAAGATACTATAAATAACACAAGGAAAGGTCTTCCATCAGGACGGAGTAGTGATTATATTAAAGATGCCGAGCTTACGCTTCTGGCAATAGTGGTTGAACATCCTGGAATAGTACATAAACTGTTTAATGACGGTATAGTTAAGATGTTAACAGATCCCTATGTAGCCAGTTCAATAAGTCATATAAATACTTTATATGAAAACGGTGTAAGAGATATAAAGACTGAGTTCTTTCACAGTCAAAAAGAAGAAAAAGTAAACTCGGTGGTCTCGGTGGCAATGCTAAAAGAGCTAAAGGAGTCTGATATTGAAGAATTGCTTGAAAAATCTTTAAAAAAGATTATTAAAACATTTTACGTTGATGAGCAAAAACAGCTTTCCATAGAAATCGGTAAGGCTACTTTAAATGGCAATAGTGATATCTTAAATGAGTTATTAAAGAAAAAAAAGGAGTTGGCAGTTATTCAAAGGCAATTTTTATGAGTAGAACAAAAAAAATTCATTCTACAAAGAGATCAAGCAGCATCAATAAAAGCAATTCAGCTCAAAAATTAAAAAGTAAAAAACTTAGAAAAACCCGCATTACTTCTGCAGAAAAATCAAAAAGGGTTAATAAGAAAGATAAGCTGACTCACAAGATAAAAAACAGGGAACTTAACGATAGCGTTGAGAGGCTGATCAATCTTGGTAAAGAAAAGGGTTATTTGACCTTTGATGAGGTAAACAACCTGCTGCCTTCTGATATCGTATCGCCTGATCAGATAGATGAAGTAATGAACATGTTTGGTAAACTTGATATTGAAGTTGTAGATGCAAATCAATCTATCAAGGTTCAGGATTATCATCCGCATGAAGAAGAGAGCGAAGAAAATGTTCCTTATGAAAGGTTTAACGATCCCATAAAATTATACCTTAAAGAAATGGGGAGTATGCCTCTTTTAAATAGAGAGTGGGAAGTTGGTATTGCAAAAACCATAGAAGATGGGAGAAATAAGGTATTTAACGCGCTTCTTTCTTTGCCCATAACGATAAGAGAGATACAGGAGACAGGGGATCGGCTGATAGTAGAAACTATTAAAGTTAAAGATATAATAAGGGAGGTTGAAGAAGATTTTACGCCCGAAGAAGAGGCAGCAACGATCCAGAAAACCATTGCAATAATTAAAAAGATGCATGATTATGAAGATGAAAGAAATATCTGCAGGGATTCTATAAAAAGAGGCAGGGATGTTAATAACTCAAAAGAACAGCTTGAGAAACTCAATCAAAAAGTGGCATCACTGTTGGTAGAACTTGCACCGAATGAAAAATTTATCTCCCAGATTACGGCTAAACTTAGATTACTTGTGGATAGACTTGATGCGGCAGAGGCTGAACAGAGAAGATGTGAAAAGGAATCAAAAATACCTTTAATAACACTTATAGGCCTATTGCCGAAATTTAATAGGTCATCTGCATCGGAGGTATTGAAGTTAGCTTCTAAATATAAACTCGATTATGATAAATTCAAAGAAATAATGAGGCGAATCAAGAATTCTATTTCGCAGATAAAGATTATTGAAGCAGAGGCTCAGTCTAATAATAAAGACTTAAGAAATACACTCAGAGAAGTTCTGTTGGGTGAGGATGAGACAAAAAAGGCAAAAGAAAAATTAATCCTTGCAAATCTAAGGCTTGTTGTAAGTATAGCGAAAAAATATACAAACAGAGGACTTAACCTTGCGGATCTTATACAGGAAGGAAATATCGGGTTAATGAAGGCTGTAGATAAATTTGAATATCAGCGCGGATATAAATTCAGCACTTATGCCACATGGTGGATAAGACAGGCTATTACAAGGGCAATAGCGGATCAGGCGAGGACAATAAGAATACCCGTGCATATGATAGAAACGATCAATAAGCTCATAAGGACATCAAGATATCTTGTTCAGGATATAGGTAGGGAACCCACGCCTGAGGAGATTGCAGAAAAAATGGAACTTCCTGTTGACAAAGTAAGAAAGGTGTTAAAAATAGCTAAAGAGCCTATATCTCTTGAAACTCCTATAGGGGAAGAAGAGGATAGCCATTTAATAGATTTTATAGAAGATAAATCATTTGCGGGTCCGCATGAAGTTGTTATAAACGATAACCTGCAGGTATACACAAGGAGCATTCTCTCAGGACTTACTCCAAGAGAGGAAAAGGTTTTAAGACTGAGATTTGGTATTGGAGAAAAATCAGATCATACCCTAGAAGAAGTGGGTAAAGATTTTGAAGTTACAAGAGAAAGGATAAGGCAGATAGAGGCAAAAGCTTTAAGAAAGTTAAGGCATCCAAGCAGGAGTAAGGATTTAAGGACATTTGTAGAAGAATGAGGGCCCATAGCTCAGCTGGTAGAGCTACCGGCTCATAACCGGTTGGTCCCTGGTTCGAGTCCAGGTGGGCCCATTTTATAAAAGAAAGGAGGCAGCAAAATTTGGATATTGAGGTATTGAAGCAACTGCAGGAAATTGATCTCCAGCAAGACACGTTATTGCAAGAAAAAATTGAGTTGGAAGAGAGTTTAAGAAAGGATTTTGAGGAAAGCAAAGAGGTGCAAGAACTTATAGATGCGTTGGGTAAAAGTTTTGAACAACTTGAAAGTGAAAGGAAGTCAAAAGAATCAGAGGTTCAGCAAACAAATGAGATGATAAAAAGATGGGATATGAGGTTAAAAGATGCGTCAACAGGCAGAGAGTATCAAGCATTTATGAGAGAAATTAATAGTGCTAAGAAAGACATCAGTAATATGGAGAATACTATAATGAAGCTGATGGAAGAGATTGAACAGGTAAATAAAAATAAAGAGAAAGAGATTAAAAATCTTGAGATAATAAACAACAGGTTAAAACAGGTTAAAGAAAAAAGCGAAGGCAGGATTTCTTTTTTAACGCAAAAATTAAATGAACTTGAATCTCATCGTAATAGCATGTCAAAAGGTATAGAACAAAATCTGCTGAGTATGTATGAACAGATAAAAAAACAGAGAAAAATTGCGATAGTGAATGTCTCGAATGGTGTGTGCCAGGGTTGCTACATGAATATCCCTCCCCAGTTGTATAATGAGATCATGATGAATAACAGACTCATTAGATGTCCTCATTGTCAGAGGATTCTTTATTATAAGGCTGAGGAGAAGGTTCAGAAACAAAAAATAAAAAAGAGCAGAAAAGTAGTGTAAATCTTGAATCTCGATGAGTATTTTAAATATCATAGAAAAGGTATTGAAAGTACCTTAGATTTACTTCTCCCTTCAGGACAAATACCCCCCTCAACTATTCACAAAGCAATGAGATATGCTGTATTTAACGGGGGTAAGAGATTAAGACCATTGATAGCAATTGCATCCGCTGACTATCTAAATATAAGAATAGACAGAACGATTTACGCAATAGCTGGTATCATAGAGATCATACACACCTATTCACTAATACATGATGATCTGCCTGCGATGGATGATTCAAGCCTCAGGAGAGGAAAACCAACGGTTCATAAAATGTTTAATGAGCCCATAGCAATACTTGCAGGCGATGCTCTTCTTACTTATGCGTTTGAAGCACTCGGAAATATTGCAATTTTCAAAAAAAGCGGAGACATAAAAAACCTTTTGGTTGAATTGGCGCATCACATAGGTACAGCCGGGCTTGTCGGAGGGCAGGTTGTTGATATAGAAGCTAAAAACAAGAAAATCGGCATGGATGATATAGATTTTATTCATAGAAACAAAACCGCAGCACTTATAAGATTCTCAGCCATTGCACCTGCCGTATTTTTTAAGAGAAAGTCAAAAATTCATGAGCTTAGAGACTATGGTGAATCGCTCGGTATGGCTTTTCAGATAGGTGACGATATTGACGATCATGATAAATCAGAGAATAATGGTGAGCCATCTATAGTAAATGTTGTGGGACTTGATACTGCAAAGGATTTGTTTTATGAATATATAGATAAGGCAAAAAGCCTTGTAAAGCAAAAAGAGAATAACAAATATCTTATAGGTATATGCGATTGGGTAAAAGAGAGTTTTAACCTATGATATTGGAGAAAATAAATAATCCATCGGATCTCAAGAAACTCAAGCTTGATGAGCTTGTGTTGCTTGCTGATGAAATAAGGACAGAGATTATAGATACCGTTTCTGTTAATGGCGGTCATCTTTCAGCAAGTCTTGGAGCAGTAGAACTTGTAATAGCCCTTCACTATGTTTTTGATACGCCGAATGACAAGATTATATGGGATGTTGGGCATCAGGCTTATGCTCATAAACTAATCACAGGTAGAAGAGAGCAGTTTAAAACGCTTAGATTATTTAATGGGATAAGCGGTTTTCTTAAACGGGACGAAAGTGAATACGATGTGTTTGGTGCAGGACATTCAAGCACCTCCATATCGGCAGCTCTTGGTATAAAAGAAGCATTAAAGATAAAGAAAGACAAAGATTCAAAAGTTGTTGCCGTAATAGGTGATGGTTCATTGACAGCCGGCATCGCTTTTGAAGGGCTTGATCACAGCGGCCATTTAAGAAGTGATTTGATTGTTGTCGTTAATGATAATGGTATGAGCATCTCGCCGAATGTTGGAGCTATCTCCAATTTTCTAAGCAGGAAAATGACGAGTTCGAGGTTCGCTCATTTAAGAAAACGTATAAAAGATTTTATCCGTTCTCTTCCGGGAAGGTTCAGTGTTTCTCTTTATTCTGTCGCAAAGCGTACAGAAGCTTCATTCAAAAGCCTTGTAACTCCCGGTATACTTTTTGAAGGGCTTGGTTTCCAGTACATAGGACCCATAAAAGGCCATAACATTAAAGAACTTGTAGAAACATTCGAAAATGTCAAAAACTGGGATGGTGCCGTACTTGTTCATATAAAAACACAGAAAGGCAAAGGGTATGAGCCCGCGGAAAAGGATCCCGTT
This genomic interval from Deltaproteobacteria bacterium contains the following:
- a CDS encoding acetyl-CoA carboxylase carboxyltransferase subunit alpha; the encoded protein is MIHQPLDFEKPIHELEKKIEEFKQLSSAEGIELSDEIEKLEKKLKKLREDIFNNLDAWKIVQLSRHQERPYTWDYIYLIFDEFVELHGDRLFRDDTAMVTGIGTIAGMRVVLIGEQKGRGSKERMYRNFGMPHPEGYRKAIRIMKLAEKFQIPIITIIDTPGAYPGIGAEERGQADAISSSILTMSGIRVPTVGCIIGEGSSGGALAIGLVDRLLMLEYAIYSVISPEGCAAILWKDKARTSQAAETLKLTSDELKKAGIIDEILKEPPGGAHTDYKQMAQTIKDALIKHTKELSSMPVNELVENRYKRYRAVGVFKE
- the pilM gene encoding pilus assembly protein PilM gives rise to the protein MSNILGIDIGAYSVKAVGLKTTLRNVELVMAKELILPQPNNLMSEENINSIKDFFNIEGLKTYEIIVGIPSYNISTHIVNIPFKEDKLIKQAIGPELENVSPFSLEESIMDYTILNKNSDGASAITFSANSGLLKQFLETLFHAGIDPNVIDVNHCAYSNLTTYIKVQEPFVVIDVGQMHTSLSFINELGVFVTRDIKIGASMLDMSNDNEPINDAKLLNLVKAIEHAVNMAEKHFNITVQTAIFAGRFADKELTFGKHLGVPAYSLPLNDIASAIIGENISIESKYTLAFAYAARNIMKKPRNIINLRQHTFQFKRAIEQIRGRMITTISIAAVLIAILITSISYSYISLKHQRNLLYNKLNRIFTDAFPDQLSMGDPIGAMKSLVSKEAKKAENATSAIPMIELLREISNGIPKNVKVDVRDLSVDPEQITLRGKVNSIDAVDKIVAGIKGFSTIKDVEVVDTRKSADQNGFDFQLKIILK
- a CDS encoding type II secretion system protein M, whose translation is MNIKIFKNLNILSALKKSFSNLNTREKGLAILAIVVFIVVMLDVLLITPLYKNSERMKKEIKDYKSELVQMERLYDEHLRYKAVLRGNEGLPADFSIMTYLEGIANTVGVSYDSVQPRTSADNSYSYIDIRLKKITLYQLTNLLYSIEIGGKYPLRVKKLDIRTSYENKSLLDVGMQIVISGKV
- the gspN gene encoding type II secretion system protein GspN; this translates as MITSFFKSIWNGIIDRKWILLKFAGYSFFVIIFYILFLWFLFPYNELVAKLTNSLGNSTTMEVSVKNAKGAFPIGLKLEDVTLIVTKGKKANHIFNAKQIILKPSIISIFKGWISLNTNASLYNGDVNMGFGLKKDKFYLNGVIKNISIGDYSVLKDMYGLNMNGTVNAKLDITGSLNNIQADNGNVFLSMRDVNLEPSTIMGILTIPKISFGEIKIPLFIKNGEVHIEDASQTSNDINSQLNGSIILGYPLVDSMLNIQLKFNPTPGTEKNIKNAVPIFMLKRDVTGYYNVSIKGNLNMPRFEQ
- a CDS encoding S8 family serine peptidase, encoding MIFVLSIFSTATPLYAWSKVDPFLMGVYNAVNNANANPSFSLLSSSMFAGKSITISASGQTMVNVLIRASVPGDVKRFIENNGGMTGTSIDGIITATIPLSMVPELVSRHDITKISLSKQLHLLLDKSVPAVYGNIVHAGTGLPRPYTGRDVIVGIVDTGLDLTHADLHYPDGSTKVIALWDQTSVNPKYPAPQGYSYGSEYTGYEINQGLCNEQDTVGHGTHVAGIIASSNPVYTGMAPDAMLVIVKTDLNEAHVLDGINYVFSLASQYHVPAVVNLSLGAQIGPHDDSTSFEQALDSLVQQAPARAVAVAAGNDGGNPVHLGFTMPASASYASYFSVVTNSANPGSSVIDLWYTTPSPDLSFALGVIDLSGNILTETSFVLPKQSLSDTLINISNGSDYGCSSIDATNTGSGGTNENEVVLSITNNCNTGIDLTQSLYIYRYAIFIQNNDTKAQAFNGWLATDNSAFDTQTTIPSIAGYTVTQGDTSDTVSFPATARYAIAVGSFVTKQYWLSNQTAGSSCPTAPCRYGFTDTMPIGDLSFFSSIGPTPAPSVTGQKPNLTAPGEVIVSALSTQASFDPSLITPDGSHVVLRGTSMASPHVTGAIALLFDRNDALDITETMALLETTASQDSTTGTVPNNNWGFGKLNALQLVESITPTAVNTTPPAVSSVTGIATGPSSAQISWSTDELSTSYVKYWNASNPGSAISTGTTTMTESHIVNFSNLSANTNYAYQVISIDPVGNIAVYPSPNAAQTLSFTTPSAGTSSNGCMCEQSNGFNPGDALPVIILMSAWLILFISVRKKNKFYH
- the rpsU gene encoding 30S ribosomal protein S21, yielding MTSIILKDGENFEQAYRRFKKLVEKAGIQAELRKREYYEKPSEERKRKELASKKRVYKKLRRLSTM